In Limisalsivibrio acetivorans, one genomic interval encodes:
- a CDS encoding radical SAM protein → MTNTTDIPTHSRGKLLYKSGVNFVEHALNPYSGCSHACRYPCYSFSMKKRFGMIKTLNEWKEPSLAENALEKLESELNGMRRLPENVFMSLSTDPFMYTTPWTNDISLSMIKILNERDIPVTVLTKGILPEELRGGHPKNEYGISLSSLDESFRRKFEPGASPYMERLEALKLLNSEGFRSWICIEPLPPEFISPTPFISLLDACSFADYLLLGKWNYSASTSARDYPDYYRKCENLFVKWCTKNGIEALTKESPNSVVRRN, encoded by the coding sequence ATGACTAACACAACAGATATACCCACCCATTCAAGGGGCAAACTCCTTTATAAAAGCGGCGTTAACTTCGTTGAGCATGCACTTAACCCGTACAGCGGATGCTCACACGCCTGCAGATACCCATGCTACAGCTTCTCCATGAAAAAACGATTCGGAATGATAAAAACACTGAACGAGTGGAAGGAACCGAGCCTCGCCGAAAATGCCCTTGAGAAGCTTGAATCGGAGCTTAACGGAATGCGCAGGCTCCCCGAAAACGTCTTTATGAGCCTCTCCACAGACCCCTTCATGTACACAACACCATGGACCAACGATATAAGCCTCAGTATGATAAAGATACTGAACGAACGGGATATTCCGGTGACAGTGCTGACGAAGGGTATCCTTCCAGAAGAGCTCAGGGGTGGACATCCGAAGAATGAGTACGGCATAAGCCTCTCAAGCCTTGATGAGAGCTTCCGCAGAAAGTTCGAACCCGGCGCATCCCCTTACATGGAAAGACTGGAGGCACTAAAGCTACTGAACAGCGAAGGTTTCAGGAGCTGGATATGCATCGAACCGCTTCCGCCGGAATTCATAAGCCCCACACCATTCATAAGCCTGCTGGACGCATGCTCCTTTGCGGACTACCTCCTTCTCGGCAAATGGAATTATTCAGCCTCTACCTCCGCAAGGGACTACCCTGACTACTACAGGAAATGCGAAAACTTATTCGTTAAATGGTGCACTAAAAATGGTATCGAGGCGCTCACAAAGGAATCCCCCAACAGCGTGGTCCGCCGGAACTAA
- a CDS encoding multidrug effflux MFS transporter: MKKGFPSEKAYLVFLSLTAATPPLATDMYLASVPRIAEYWSVPVSTVNLSLVLFFPAFSVCMLIYGPLSDRIGRRPVLLGGLAMFALSTFLLSITANVWQLIALRVLQGASSAAPSSMVMAIARDRYSGEKRKTALAYLGVILAVVPMVAPMTGTLVLKFGNWRHIFITQAVLACMSFIMSLKYEETAEELTKGGFFTVAGKYLGLFKNREYMLTAVVMGFMLSPFYGFIAVSPVVYIQEFGLPEYIFSLAFGFTAFSAMQGSLVSAKLSGRVSAKNVISISIALCAFAGFVILVAGGVSPWIFAISMGLFAFSAGFSRPVSQSLVLEQVERDIGTASSFMVFLQFFIGGFAMWGVTRAWDSHITAYGILAFTAPVIVFLLWRSVIPLLEKRGTMIN, from the coding sequence TTGAAAAAAGGATTTCCGAGCGAAAAGGCTTATCTCGTATTTCTTTCGCTAACAGCGGCCACCCCGCCGCTGGCAACGGACATGTATCTCGCATCCGTACCCAGAATAGCAGAATACTGGAGCGTTCCCGTGAGCACGGTGAACCTCTCCCTCGTGCTGTTCTTCCCCGCATTCAGCGTCTGCATGCTCATCTACGGACCCCTTTCGGACCGCATAGGGCGAAGACCCGTACTCCTTGGCGGACTGGCGATGTTTGCCCTGTCAACATTCCTGCTTTCCATAACTGCCAATGTATGGCAGCTTATCGCACTTCGCGTGCTTCAGGGGGCGAGCTCCGCCGCACCATCATCCATGGTTATGGCCATTGCCAGAGATAGATACAGCGGCGAGAAAAGAAAAACCGCCCTTGCGTATCTGGGTGTTATCCTTGCCGTTGTTCCCATGGTTGCTCCTATGACAGGAACACTTGTTCTTAAGTTTGGCAACTGGCGGCATATCTTCATAACGCAGGCAGTACTCGCCTGCATGAGCTTTATTATGAGCCTGAAGTACGAAGAGACCGCAGAGGAACTGACAAAGGGGGGATTCTTTACGGTGGCTGGGAAGTATCTAGGACTGTTTAAGAATAGAGAATATATGCTTACAGCGGTAGTTATGGGCTTTATGCTTAGCCCTTTCTACGGTTTTATAGCGGTTTCGCCCGTGGTCTATATACAGGAGTTCGGCCTTCCCGAGTACATATTCAGTCTCGCCTTCGGTTTCACAGCCTTTTCGGCAATGCAGGGCTCACTTGTGAGCGCAAAGCTCAGCGGGCGTGTGTCTGCAAAGAACGTTATAAGCATAAGCATAGCTTTGTGCGCCTTTGCTGGTTTCGTTATCCTGGTTGCAGGGGGCGTGTCACCGTGGATATTCGCCATATCAATGGGGCTCTTTGCGTTTTCTGCGGGCTTTTCCCGCCCTGTTAGCCAGAGCCTTGTGCTCGAACAAGTGGAGAGAGATATCGGTACAGCGTCCTCATTTATGGTGTTTCTACAGTTTTTTATTGGCGGGTTTGCCATGTGGGGAGTAACCAGGGCCTGGGATTCGCATATAACAGCATATGGAATTCTCGCTTTTACGGCGCCGGTTATTGTCTTTCTTCTATGGCGCAGTGTGATACCTTTGCTTGAGAAGCGGGGAACTATGATAAATTAG